CTTTGTATACTGTAACTCCCTTTCATAAAACTCCGAATAGAAGTCATTTAGAAAAACATCGGATTCAGCAGGAGTACCCATGTCAGTCAATACAAAGGTGTTTTCAGGTTCGAGAGTTCCAAGCTCTTTTTCGGCTGCAGCAAAGACCTGAGCCATCAGTTCCTTGTTATCAACTGGAGGATTAACATTTCCAGTTGAGTTGAGAAGCCCGAGAACTTCATAGGGATTGGAACCCGCCCGTTTCATTTCACTCAGGGTATCCTTATCAATGTCAATGACTGCGATTTTCGTAACAAGTCCTTTCTCATCCCAGTTATCCCTGTCCATAAGCCAGAGATCCATCAGGTATTTAGAAACCCATGCAGGATCATCTTCTTTTGCCCCGCATTTCTCATTCACGACATCAAAATCAAACCCGAGAACCACTGCCTTCGTTGTTCCTGCGTTCTTATCCGTAACCACAAAGATTCCGGCAGGAGAGTTCCCGATTGCTTCTATTTCTTCATCCGTAAGCGCAGAGACAAAGATCCCTCCTTTTCCGGGGGTGGCATCCCAGCGCTTTATAAAAACGTCTTCTTTGCACCAGTTAGGGCAGGAAAAAACCGTATAACTTACCCCTTCCTCAAGAGGGTAGTTTTCTTCCATCCAGTTTGCAAGCACAAAGCCACTGGAAACTCCCGGACAGAAGTGGTTGTGTATTTCAAGGCACTGCATCAGTTCGTAATCAAGGTCTCCGGTTGCCCAGGCATTGCAAATTGTAAGAATAGCAAATTCACGCCCGTCAAAAACCTTTGAGTTTACTTTTTCATTCCAGGCTGCTACGGACTCAGGGCCTTCGGAAAGTACATCAAAGTCGATATTTTCCGTCACCTGGTAGCTTATCTCATTATTCTCTCCATATGAAACCTCAATATAAGTACAGTTTCCGCTGGGTTTGTCAAAGAAAGCAAACCAGAGGGGGGCATTTCTTGCGTTCTGAACGACAAGAAGATTGTCTGTATATTTCAGGTCCCTTCCATAAAATTCCGAGTAAAAACTGTCCAGAAAGACATAAGATTCTGCAGGAGAGCCCAGATCCGTAATTATAAGGGCATCTTCAGGCCCAAGAACTCCCAGATCTTCTTCGGCTGCGGCAAAGACCTGAGCCATCAATTCCTGATTATTAGTTTCAGTTGCCGCCCCCGGAATGGAACCAAGGGAAAAAATGAGTACTGTAAGGAAAATAAAACTTGTGACTTTTGCTTTGATTTTCCTGTTGGCAAACACACTTCTTCTAATCATACTCTTACCTCTAATTGCTTAATTAATCTGACAAAAGTAACATTTGCCAGATGCGTTTAAATTAATAATTAAGATAAATTGTTATTTTTATGTTTTTTAGTGTTACAAAAAATTAAGAAAATAATACATAAAACTTTCGGATTTTGTTAACGCTGAAGACAGATACTGGTTAGAAAAAGGAGAACGAAACTTACCGGAAGAAGAGGAAAAGGAGAAAAAATTAAGAAGAGAGAAGGAAAAAATTAAGAAGAGAGAAAGAAAAATTAAGGAGGAAGATTAAGGACAGACAATAGTATCAAAAAGTCCTATTACTATCTCTGCCAATTCTTTGCTCTTTTCAGTTGAGGTCATGAGGGTGTCGGCACGGGCAGCTCGGCATCCAATCCTTTCAAACGCGAATTCATCTGCCTGATCTCTTTCATCGAAAACAAAAGTATCCAGGAAATCCTGATAATATTCCGCAACTCCTGCAGAAGAGACTTCAAGCCCGCAGGCTTGCATCAGCTTTCCGGCAGGCCCGCTGACAGGGGCATTGCCAATAATCGGACTAACTGCTACGACCCTTTTCTTTTGCAATATTTCCTTCATTCCGGGAAGGGAAATAATAGGACCTATGCTCGTAATAGGGTTGCTTGGACCTATAAGGACGTTGCCATCCTTTTCAAGGGCTTCGAGTACTTTTGGAGAAATCGAAGCTTCAGAGACTCCCCTTATATCGACTCCCAGCACATCGGGTTCTCCACGTTTTCCTATCCAGAAGTCTTGAAAATGCATTACTCCCTCAGCGGTTTCTATGTAAGTGGAAACAGGATCATCAGACATCGGCAAAATCTTTGCATCAATTCCGAAAATGGAAGCAAGTTTTAAAGTTGCCTCTGTCAGAGACGCTCCACCCCTGATAAGGTTCGAGCGGATAATATGAGTTGCCCTGTCCATATCCCCGAGCTTCATGCTCTCTTCGACTCCGAGTTCCTGCATGCGTTCATAAGTCCTGAAGGTGTCTTTTTCTATGCCCCACCATTTTTTCCGATCAATCTGGTCTGAGAAAAGATAGAGCACTGTATCAAGGTCTGGAGAGATCAGGTTCCCAGAAACCCACAGGTCTTCGGCAGTGTTTACAACAACGGTCAGTTCCTCCGGCGGGAGGATTTCCTTGAGCCCGTCAAGGAGTTTGGGAGTTCCGGTGCCGCCTGAAAATATAATCATGATAATACCTGTTTCTAATGCCTTTTTCTAAATTTTTTTCAGCATTCGGGCAGCAGGTGCCCTGTAATTTGCTTATCAAAGCAATAGCATCAAAGTAATAGATACAACAATATATAATGACATCTGTCTAAAGATTAGTCAACTACTTTCGACTTCAGTCGAAAGCTTGTAAGTAACCGTTACTTTGGTAACATGTTCCTACGTTTGGACGGTTGACACAGGGTTTACCAGACCCGTAGCTTTCGAAAGCACGCCCTACACTACCAAGAACCTTTAAAAATTATTTCAGAGAGATTGTTACCAATCACTTTACCTGATAGGCATTGTATTTACCCCGAACTTCAACCTCGCCTCTTCTGTTTCCTCAGAAGTGCCTCGCCTCAAAAGAGGTATCGGGTAATACATAATATATAAATGACTTAATACAGAAAATAATTAACGAGGTGGAAAAAAGGCAGCAAGGGGATGTTGACGCATTCCTCCCATGACTAAAGTCACGGGTACCCTGCTTATTTGTCATGAAAGTAGTCCTTGATCCCGTACATGGTTACATAGAACTGGATGAAATCGTCCAGGAACTTCTGGCTATCCCCCAGATGCAGCGACTCAGAAGAGTCAGGCAGCTTGGCTTTTCAAACCTTGTATACCCGGGAGCAAACCATACCCGTTTTGAACACTCTCTCGGAACCATGCACCTTGCCTCTATGCTGATGAAAAACCTCGACTCGATTGACGAGGATAAAAAAATGGAGATCAGAGCTGCTTCCCTTTTGCACGATGTAGGACACGGCCCTTTTTCCCACGTAACAGAGAATGTTATTTATAAATATACAAGGCGCAGGCATGACGAGATAAAGGAAATTGTAGGGAAAGAGGAAATAAAAGAAGTCCTTAAAAAGTACGGGATTTCCCCAGGAGACATTGCAAAACATGTCGAAGGCGAAACCTCTTTAGGACAGATCCTCAGCAGTGAAATAGATGTGGACAGGATGGACTACCTTGTCCGGGACGCTCATTATACAGGTGTTGCTTTTGGGGTTGTTGATTACAATCGCCTGATTAACCAGATGCATTTTCACGAAGACAGGCTTGTCATAGATTACGGGGGACTTAAAGCAGCCGAGTCTCTTCTGGTCTCCCGCTTCTGGATGAATACCTCGGTTTATTATCATCATGTGACCAGGATCTCGGAAGCTATGTGCTCAAAAGCCGTTCAGCATATGATCGAGAACGGAGAGCTTGATCCATTCAGGCTAAGACAGATGGACGATATAGACCTCGTAGCAGCCATGCGAAACGCGAAAGGGTATGGGGGAGAACTTGCCAGACGGCTCGATACACGAAAACTCTATAAACGGGCTCTTTATATAGGGCTTGAGGAAGCAGGAAAAGGTGTACTCAAGCATAGGGATAAAATCGAGAGAGCTGAGAAGGAGATTGCAGAACTTGCCGGGGTAGACCAGCAGTGCGTGCTTGTGGACATTCCAAAAACTCCTGAAATGCTTGAAATGAAAGCAATGATAAAGACAGACCGTAAACTGATCCCCCTTAATGAAGCTTCACATTTTGTGTCCATACTGCAGGAAGCTCACATGGATAACTGGAGAATGGGAGTTTACTGCCCAAAAGAACACTGTGAAGCTGTGGAAAAAGCTGCAAAGGAATACTTTAACGTAAAAAAAGTCACGAAACAGTTTAAGCTGAGCGATCTGGAAGAAACTAAAGTGCAGGAGTAAAATTTTGTTTAAAATAACAAAAAAAATCAGCCGAACAGAAATCACGCTCGAAGTAAAGAAACTGGGGGAAGACTATCTGCTGACCCTTACCGGCGGAAAAGAGCATGTGGGTGCAGTTGCAGTGGGAGTGTTTGATGAAAAGAGCGGTAGAGCCAGTTCTTCCGTACTTACACTGCCAGGACATAGGGAAGAACAGCTTGCTCTTGACAGCGCAAGGAGGGTCAGCAGAGCAACAGGGAAAACATCGGTAGTTGTTGCCGGTATCCATGTGGATAACATCAGCCTGGAAGAGATAAAAGAAATAGTCTCAACTGCAGAGGAAATGGTTGGAAGCTTTATCGCATCCTGTGAAAAAAGTGATATGACCGCAAGGAGAAGCAAATAATGGAAATAACTGTAGGTATCAGCGGGGCTTCAGGGGTTCAGTATGGAATCCGCCTGCTTGAAGTACTGGCAAAAAAAGGGATTAAAACCCATCTTGTACTGACAGAAGCTGCAAAACAGATAATCGAGATCGAAACCGATTACTTACCCATAGAAGTGGAAAAGCTGGCAACATGGAATTATTCTCAGAAAGACTTCTCAGCTCCCATAGCCAGCGGCTCTTACAAAACTTCAGGGATGGTTATTGCTCCATGCAGTATGAAAACCCTCGGGGCAGTTGCAAACGGGATATCCGATACCCTGATAACACGGGCCGCAGACGTTTGCCTCAAAGAAGAGAGAAAACTGATCCTCATGACAAGAGAAACTCCCCTGAACCTTATCCACCTCGAGAACATGCTCAAAGCCAAAAAAGCAGGAGCAAGCATTCTTCCGGCATGTCCGGGCTTCTACTCCAGACCGAAAACCCTGGAAGAGATCATAGATACCATGGTTGGCAGGGCACTTGATCTTTTAGGAATCGAAAATGACATTTATCAGCGCTGGGAGTGAAAAATGGCAGAAGGACAAATGGATTCCTTCACAAATTTAAAAGTTAAGTAAATCCGGAAGTTAAGTAAGGAAATCCTGAAATGAAGCAAAGAAACTCGAAAGTTAAGCAAATAAAACCGATTTTTGATTCTTGAAGTCAGAATACAGCCGTATGATCTAACGAAAGCTATATAAAGGATAACCTCCTTTGAGAGGAAGCCCTTATGGGATAGTAGGGTAGCTTGGTCCATCCTCGAGCGTTTGGGACGCTTGGACCGCGGTTCAAATCCGCGCTATCCCATCATTTTTACTTTTGTGGAAATTTTTCGAAAATTTGGAAGAAAAGAATTACTTAACAGTTTTTAAATCCTTTTTAATTGTTTATTACTTTTAATTCTGTATTACCTTCAATTCTGTATTACCTTTAATTCTGTATAACCTTTAGTTCTGTATAACCTTTGACCGCTTTTATAACTTTAACTGTTTTCATCATCTTACCAGGGGTTTATCAATCAGACATGCAAAAATACGTAAGCACTGAAACTTATATTCCCATCTAAAAAACATTAACTCTGACGTAGTATTCTAAAACGAGGCTTAAAATTGCAGCTTAAAAAATATTAATTCTTAAGTAATATCTTTATAAATGACGGATAATTTTAATACTGAAAAGCATCTTATCATATTTTAAGCGTGAGTTAATAGCTTCGTAGAACTGACTGATTTAGAATCATTTTAATACAGAAACTGATTACTTATTTTAGGTGTGAATAAGTATTTCCTGGAACTCACCCTTTGAAATTATGCTATACCAGTTATTTTATGTAGGGGTAAAATATCATGAAACAGACTCTCGAAACATTAAAAGGAAAGATAGCTGAAAATACCCTGACATCCGAAGACATCTTTTCATTCACTGAAAGGCTGAAAGAAAGTATGCGGGAAGGAAACCCGATTGTCAGGAACGTCTCGTCTACAAACATCAGCCTGCTAGAGGTATATGCATTTGCCCTGCGGAAGATGGAGATGACACAGGAGGACAGGGGAAGCGAACTCAGGGCTGGAGACTGGAGGGACAGTATAGACGATCTCAGCCAGCTCAGATATTTTATAGATGAGCTGGAAAGAAGCGAGCTTGTCAAAAGTGTTGCGTGGAACGTTCATGCAAACGTAATATATGATATCCCAGATCCTGCTGCATATAAGAGATATGTATACTGGAAGATCAAGTCAGTCCTCGACAATATGGAGCTCTTCGAGCAGCTTTAAGCTAAAAACGAAGGGACAAAATTCCATAAAGAGGGAACAAAACTCAATAAAGGAATTGAAAAGGAAAAATAAGCACGAAAGAAGAAGCACATGCCTGTATCTCATGTGACAGGCATGCGCTAATAATCTTTTCCTGAAAAATCAGGTTAGTGCATTTTCAGAGATTCCAACTTTTTCGTTCTTGTATCTTATTTATTATTTCATGTTTTATTTTGCATTTTCTATCTTATGTTCTTTTAGCGGTGCCTTACAACGCAGTTTGAAAGCCCAAGGATTTCTACGATATCACTGTTATCAGGGCTGTGGATTATCATCTGCCCTTTTTTAAGATAGGGAATTCTGCGCTCGTATTCTTTGGGGACTTTTAAAGATGAGATTGCAGCATCATTGTTGAGGTTGAGAATCAGTTTTGTGTTGACCTGCTTGATGACAGTGTCATCGATATCCTGAGGATCCTGAGTGATTAAAAAGAGCCCGAGCGCTTCTTTTCTGCCCTGGCGGGCCGCGTCTGCGAAGCGAGAGATAATAAGGCGGGCATGCTCCCCGTTTGCCTTTGAAAGATAGCGGTGAGCCTCATCCAGTGCCAGGATAATCGGGGTTTCTTTGATGGCATCAATCCCTGTGGTATTGAGCTTGTTGTCAACAATAAGGCTCATGATTGTGAGCACTATGAGGTCTCTGATTCTTGGAGAACTTATGTACTCTGTCGGGAAAACAGAAATCTGTCCCGGCTTGAAAATTTTGTCAAGAACATCAGTAATCGGGGTTGCATCCCGGTCAAAGACCTTTGAGAAAAATTTGCTGTTTACTCTCCGCACGATACCGTCGTAAGAGGACTCATGGATTCTATTGCTGTCAACGTAGTAAGAACGCGTACCCTCGTTTTCAATGTGGCTGATAAAGTTCTGGTAGGTATGAGGCACACTTAATTTGAAGAAGTCCACGAGGAGCACTTCAAGCCCTATATATTGAAGCTCGGACATCCCTGCTGCTGCAATCAGCCAGGAGTTATGTTCCACAAGGGAAAAAGGAATAGTAAATTCTATCTGCTCTGCCCTTGACTTGTCTCCTGGATATTTCTGCCCATCGATTTTTGCCACAAAAGCCTTTGTTGACTGAACCCTGCCGTAAGTAACGTTTTCTGAATCAAACCTGAATTTGTCGTCATCTGTCAAGGTATCATTATCTTCGAAAATCTGGGAATACTCGTCCTGAGGGTCCATAATTACCAGGCAAGGATTTTTCTTCGCTTTATCAGGAGAGCTGCGAAGTCTGTACCGGTTACCATCAGTCATGAACTGGCGCAGGATATTTTTTGAAAGGAAGGTCTTTCCTGTTCCCGTGCTCCCGCAGATAAGCATATGCCTGAAAATAAGGGGGTCGCCCATCGAATAATCATTTCTGAGGTAATAAGCAACTGTTTCGGGCTCGGAGTGGGTCTTTAAAAGTTCCCCTCCAACACTGAGGTGCCCAAGAAAAACTCCTTCTTCCGGAATGTTCAGCCCGGTCTGGACTTCAAGCCTGTCCGTAACAGGCAGTATGGGCGTATTAGGACGGGGAATTCTGTCTGCCATCCTGCGCGTGAGTTCACTTTCTGCTCTTTTTCTGTAAAGGATACAGAGAGGATCAAGGCAGGCAAGGAACTTGTAGTCGGCTTCGTTTATAGGGCTTGCCCGGGCATTCAGCATGCGCCTTGAGTGGATTTCGGTTGCATCGTCCACTGCAAATTCCTGCCTGTACTGGAGTTTGCCTACCCTTGCAAAGAGCTTTTCTTCATCCTCATAAGGCACGACAACATATGTTCCGAGCCTGATTTCACTCCTGTGGGCAGAAGAAATGTATCCTGTAATCGTAGCTCCCGAAGGAGTTATTTCCAGGGGTTCTATACCGGTTGTAACAATCCCGAAAGCCTCAACCGGAGAGAGAGTAGCTATGGAGACTCCAGGATCGTACTTTTCAAAAGTTTCAAACGGAAGTTCTTCTTTTTCGGAAAAATCAGCAATCGATAAATCATCAGGGAAAAAAGAAGAAACCGGCTCAGGAACAGCTCCAGAAAGGCCAGAAGGACCGGAAAGACTTTCCGCGAAAATTTTTGAACCAGTATCTGAAAAATTCTGTGGATCATTTTCTATGAGTGTTTCAGGTGAAGGAGCAGGAAACTCTTCAAAAACTGGCTGTGTATCTGGATCAGAGGTTTCGTTAAATGAGTCCTTTTTCCGGCCCTTTGTCTCATTATCTGGACTTTCCTTTGATGCTGTGGTTTTACCTGAACCCGCGTCTTTTTCGGAAATAGTGGCATTTTCAGGAGCAGAAGTCTGTTTCATTTTATTGGGAATAAAAGCAAAAATATCGGCGTCTTCATATTTCATTGAGCTTACCCCACCGGGTGTCATTATAAGTTATATCAGGACTCATATTTTCAAAGAATTTATCGATCTCCTGCCTCTCCACTTTCCTGATTTTTGCTAGGTGGTCTGCCTTTGTGAGGGTAAGGGGAAAACCGTGCAGAGAAAGGTCAAAGAGAACTTTTTTAGTAATTTGCATGCGCAGGAAATCATCTTTAATAAGCCCGTAAGGGGCTTCAACCTTAAAAACCACATCCTTTGAAGGCACATAAAGCATGAAAAAGCAGAGTGCATAATCTTCAGGTGAGAACCTGTGCCTGAGCTTTTGCTGAATCATGTCCCCGGCTGCAAGAGGGGAAGTTCCGTTAAGCATCCTTTCATAAAACCTATTAGGCTGTAAAAACCAGTTAGTGTAAGTGATGTAAGCGCTTCTGGGGCCATTAAGCTTGCCATTGTTCCCGTTATTCCCGTTATTTTTTGAGTTCCACCCGTTATGCCCGTTTTCGGAAGTCCTGCCGGCTTTATCCGGCGAGAGAAGGTTTCGGAAAAACTGGGCATCAAGCAGCCATGGAAGATCAAAACCTTCTTTTTTCTTCCGGACACTGTCCATAATCTGTACATCAGTAGGATTTTTTACAAACCCTACTACAGGACTCTTTTTTTCCAGAAAATGATCCATAACATCAATATAGTTCTGGAGGATTTTTCGGGCATCAGGATTTTGCCGAATCCTTACCTCGTCGTCGTCCAGTACCATCCAGTACATGAGCTGTTTCGGATAAATAGGCCCGTCCATTATGAAAAAGCTCTCAGGCTCTATCCTGTCCTTCATAAAAAGCAGGTGCTCGGATTCTGCAAGGTACATGGCAAAACTATGTACCATGTCAGGAGCCTTTCTTTTCAGCTCATCCGGAGCAATTGTGACCAGCTTTGCCCTTCCCAGTCCTTCATCAAAGGTTTCCCAGCCTGATGTCGCCCGCATTGCTATTTTCTGCGAAGAGGAATAAGCAGCACAGACAATTGTCCTGCACCTCTGGACATCAAGATCAGTAGGTGTTGCAGCCAGCCCGCAGTGGCAGAAGTCTACAAAAAGCCCGCTGTCATAAGTCCTGGGGTTCGTGCTCCCACTGTCGCAGGCATAGGTAACCGGATAAGGGTCCTCGCCCTGAGCCATCAGCTCGGTTCTGACCATGCCACGAAAGAGCCTGTCTACAGCCTTAAGAATTACCTTCCCGTCAATCTTCAATTCTTCAAGCAGCTTATAAATATCCGCTGCCGTTTTCGGGTCATCAAGCTCAAATGATCGGTCAATTCTTTCTGCAAGCTCCGAGATCTTATGCATATGCACGGGCTCAAGTGTCATGAATAAAAGATACTTTAAACAGTAATATATATTTGTTGAGTGAATAAGAGAAAAATAAAATACCAGCAGTATTAGAAAAAATATGCAGGAAAAAGATAAAAAGATACAAACTTATTATTCACTAAAGGTGGTTCTCAAGCAGAAAAACTATAATGTTTAACCCAAGCTCTTGGTTTATTTTTACCTGTTTGATTTTACTTATTGCTTTTACTTATCTCACCCTTTATTTCTGCTAATTTACCGCGAACATAGCTGTACTCGCTTCTTAAGTTATCAATATCTACTAGCACAGTTTCCATCCTTGATTCTATCAGTTTTCTCATCTGCTCGTTTTCGATTTCATCGGATATTTTGCAGCTCAGGTCTTGCTTAATATCTTCTACTTCTTCCATGTATTCGTTGAATTTATCGACATAATTTTCCATCTTCAACTCTCTTGCCACAGCCTGCAGACTCTCCAATTCGTCTATAAGAGCATTTGCAGTGTTATCCAGATTATTCATTTTCCTTTCTAATCCGGTCAGTCTAGACAGTACATCCTGCTCAGTTAATTCGGACAATGCAGTTCCCCCTTAAATTATCAATCATCTGCACATGAATTGGCATATAAATCAAATAACTCAGAAAAATGGTATAGCTAAAAATTGATTTTGATGCTCTCCCCAAAAGAGCTGTTTATGAATATTAAATTTCCATGTATTTAATTTAAGGAGAAATAAAAGAATTGAATCTAAAAGTTAT
The genomic region above belongs to Methanosarcina horonobensis HB-1 = JCM 15518 and contains:
- a CDS encoding FmdE family protein, which encodes MIRRSVFANRKIKAKVTSFIFLTVLIFSLGSIPGAATETNNQELMAQVFAAAEEDLGVLGPEDALIITDLGSPAESYVFLDSFYSEFYGRDLKYTDNLLVVQNARNAPLWFAFFDKPSGNCTYIEVSYGENNEISYQVTENIDFDVLSEGPESVAAWNEKVNSKVFDGREFAILTICNAWATGDLDYELMQCLEIHNHFCPGVSSGFVLANWMEENYPLEEGVSYTVFSCPNWCKEDVFIKRWDATPGKGGIFVSALTDEEIEAIGNSPAGIFVVTDKNAGTTKAVVLGFDFDVVNEKCGAKEDDPAWVSKYLMDLWLMDRDNWDEKGLVTKIAVIDIDKDTLSEMKRAGSNPYEVLGLLNSTGNVNPPVDNKELMAQVFAAAEKELGTLEPENTFVLTDMGTPAESDVFLNDFYSEFYERELQYTKNLLVVQNARNAPLWFAFFDKSSGNCTYIEVSYGEKNEISYQVTENIDFDVLSENEESVAAWNEKVNSKVFDGREFAILTICNAWATGDFDYELMQCLEIHNHFCPGVSSGFVLANWMEENYPLEEGVSYTVFSSPQWCKDDVFLTRWDATPGKGGIWVSELPDEEIEAINDSLAGIFVVKDKNAGTLKAVVLGYNSDTVSERCGAKEDDPSWVSKYQKDLWLMNPENWDGLVTEIAVIDIDEATLNEMEQADTNPYEVLGLLNSSGSVST
- the cofD gene encoding 2-phospho-L-lactate transferase — translated: MIIFSGGTGTPKLLDGLKEILPPEELTVVVNTAEDLWVSGNLISPDLDTVLYLFSDQIDRKKWWGIEKDTFRTYERMQELGVEESMKLGDMDRATHIIRSNLIRGGASLTEATLKLASIFGIDAKILPMSDDPVSTYIETAEGVMHFQDFWIGKRGEPDVLGVDIRGVSEASISPKVLEALEKDGNVLIGPSNPITSIGPIISLPGMKEILQKKRVVAVSPIIGNAPVSGPAGKLMQACGLEVSSAGVAEYYQDFLDTFVFDERDQADEFAFERIGCRAARADTLMTSTEKSKELAEIVIGLFDTIVCP
- a CDS encoding HD domain-containing protein, with product MKVVLDPVHGYIELDEIVQELLAIPQMQRLRRVRQLGFSNLVYPGANHTRFEHSLGTMHLASMLMKNLDSIDEDKKMEIRAASLLHDVGHGPFSHVTENVIYKYTRRRHDEIKEIVGKEEIKEVLKKYGISPGDIAKHVEGETSLGQILSSEIDVDRMDYLVRDAHYTGVAFGVVDYNRLINQMHFHEDRLVIDYGGLKAAESLLVSRFWMNTSVYYHHVTRISEAMCSKAVQHMIENGELDPFRLRQMDDIDLVAAMRNAKGYGGELARRLDTRKLYKRALYIGLEEAGKGVLKHRDKIERAEKEIAELAGVDQQCVLVDIPKTPEMLEMKAMIKTDRKLIPLNEASHFVSILQEAHMDNWRMGVYCPKEHCEAVEKAAKEYFNVKKVTKQFKLSDLEETKVQE
- the lpdD gene encoding prenylated flavin chaperone LpdD; the protein is MFKITKKISRTEITLEVKKLGEDYLLTLTGGKEHVGAVAVGVFDEKSGRASSSVLTLPGHREEQLALDSARRVSRATGKTSVVVAGIHVDNISLEEIKEIVSTAEEMVGSFIASCEKSDMTARRSK
- a CDS encoding UbiX family flavin prenyltransferase; translated protein: MEITVGISGASGVQYGIRLLEVLAKKGIKTHLVLTEAAKQIIEIETDYLPIEVEKLATWNYSQKDFSAPIASGSYKTSGMVIAPCSMKTLGAVANGISDTLITRAADVCLKEERKLILMTRETPLNLIHLENMLKAKKAGASILPACPGFYSRPKTLEEIIDTMVGRALDLLGIENDIYQRWE
- a CDS encoding ATP-binding protein — encoded protein: MKYEDADIFAFIPNKMKQTSAPENATISEKDAGSGKTTASKESPDNETKGRKKDSFNETSDPDTQPVFEEFPAPSPETLIENDPQNFSDTGSKIFAESLSGPSGLSGAVPEPVSSFFPDDLSIADFSEKEELPFETFEKYDPGVSIATLSPVEAFGIVTTGIEPLEITPSGATITGYISSAHRSEIRLGTYVVVPYEDEEKLFARVGKLQYRQEFAVDDATEIHSRRMLNARASPINEADYKFLACLDPLCILYRKRAESELTRRMADRIPRPNTPILPVTDRLEVQTGLNIPEEGVFLGHLSVGGELLKTHSEPETVAYYLRNDYSMGDPLIFRHMLICGSTGTGKTFLSKNILRQFMTDGNRYRLRSSPDKAKKNPCLVIMDPQDEYSQIFEDNDTLTDDDKFRFDSENVTYGRVQSTKAFVAKIDGQKYPGDKSRAEQIEFTIPFSLVEHNSWLIAAAGMSELQYIGLEVLLVDFFKLSVPHTYQNFISHIENEGTRSYYVDSNRIHESSYDGIVRRVNSKFFSKVFDRDATPITDVLDKIFKPGQISVFPTEYISSPRIRDLIVLTIMSLIVDNKLNTTGIDAIKETPIILALDEAHRYLSKANGEHARLIISRFADAARQGRKEALGLFLITQDPQDIDDTVIKQVNTKLILNLNNDAAISSLKVPKEYERRIPYLKKGQMIIHSPDNSDIVEILGLSNCVVRHR
- a CDS encoding DNA double-strand break repair nuclease NurA, yielding MTLEPVHMHKISELAERIDRSFELDDPKTAADIYKLLEELKIDGKVILKAVDRLFRGMVRTELMAQGEDPYPVTYACDSGSTNPRTYDSGLFVDFCHCGLAATPTDLDVQRCRTIVCAAYSSSQKIAMRATSGWETFDEGLGRAKLVTIAPDELKRKAPDMVHSFAMYLAESEHLLFMKDRIEPESFFIMDGPIYPKQLMYWMVLDDDEVRIRQNPDARKILQNYIDVMDHFLEKKSPVVGFVKNPTDVQIMDSVRKKKEGFDLPWLLDAQFFRNLLSPDKAGRTSENGHNGWNSKNNGNNGNNGKLNGPRSAYITYTNWFLQPNRFYERMLNGTSPLAAGDMIQQKLRHRFSPEDYALCFFMLYVPSKDVVFKVEAPYGLIKDDFLRMQITKKVLFDLSLHGFPLTLTKADHLAKIRKVERQEIDKFFENMSPDITYNDTRWGKLNEI